One genomic segment of Gopherus flavomarginatus isolate rGopFla2 chromosome 11, rGopFla2.mat.asm, whole genome shotgun sequence includes these proteins:
- the LOC127031252 gene encoding olfactory receptor 12-like has translation MSVAEPGRDGNHTAVTAFILLGFGRGPGLQVVSFVMFLVIYIITVLGNTILVLTITASSRLHTPMYFLLMNLSLLDLCFSSVIAPRAMVSFLTETKVISYRGCATQLFFFGLFVSTETFILTAMAYDRYTAICNPLLYRTTMSMSVCIQLVIGSYLCGNVNAMVQTSFTFTLRFCGSNEIDHFFCDVPPLLTLSCTDTYINQMVMFALSGIIIVSTALIILVSYVYIISAVLQTHSAAGRHKTFSTCTSHIVAVSLFYGTVSFMYAQPSSLSFPDQSKVVSVFYTLVIPMLNPFIYSLRNKDVKEALRRTIRLKMD, from the exons atgtcagtggcagagccagggagagatggGAACCACACTGCAGTGACAGCATTTATCCTGCTGGGGTTTGGAAGAGGTCCAGGGCTCCAGGTGGTCTCTTTTGTGATGTTCCTGGTGATTTACATAATAACTGTGCTAGGGAACACCATCCTGGTCCTCACCATTACAGCCAGCTCTCgacttcacacccccatgtacttcctcCTCATGAATCTATCACTCTTAGACCTTTGCTTCTCCTCTGTCATTGCCCCCAGAGCCATGGTGAGCTTCTTAACAGAGACCAAAGTCATTTCCTACAGGGGATGTGCCACTCAATTATTTTTCTTCGGTCTCTTTGTAAGTACTGAGACATTCATCCTGACAGCCATGGCATATGATCGATACACTGCCATCTGCAACCCGCTCCTGTATCGCACCACCATGTCCATGTCAGTCTGCATTCAGCTGGTGATTGGGTCCTATCTCTGTGGCAACGTGAACGCCATGGTGCAAACCAGCTTCACCTTTACTCTGCGCTTCTGCGGCTCTAATGAGATCGATCACTTCTTCTGTGATGTTCCACCCCTGCTAACCCTCTCATGCACTGACACATACATCAATCAAATGGTGATGTTTGCCTTATCAGGCATCATCATAGTGAGCACTGCCCTGATCATCCTCGTCTCATATGTTTATATCATCTCTGCTGTCCTCCAGACTCACTCTGCTGCAGGCAGGCACAAGAccttctccacctgcacctcccacATAGTAGCTGTGAGTTTATTTTATGGGACTGTTTCCTTCATGTATGCCCAGCCAAGTTCATTGTCCTTTCCAGATCAGAGCAAAGTGGTGTCTGTGTTTTACACCCTGGTCATCCCCATGTTGAATCCCTTCATCTACAGCCTAAGGAACAAGGATGTGAAAGAAGCTTTGAGAAGAACCAT taggttaaagatggat